One Candidatus Binataceae bacterium genomic region harbors:
- a CDS encoding type II toxin-antitoxin system HicB family antitoxin encodes MRYAVVIERADGNYSAYVPDLPGCVATGATVEEAEREIKEAIRFHLDGLRQDGAPVPSPSAVCEYVDA; translated from the coding sequence ATGCGCTACGCGGTTGTGATCGAAAGGGCTGACGGCAATTACTCGGCTTATGTGCCGGACCTGCCGGGATGCGTCGCCACGGGCGCGACGGTCGAGGAAGCCGAACGCGAAATCAAAGAGGCGATACGCTTCCATCTCGATGGTTTGCGCCAGGACGGCGCGCCGGTCCCGTCGCCCTCGGCGGTGTGCGAGTACGTCGACGCGTGA
- a CDS encoding DUF3883 domain-containing protein produces the protein MAEVERIRQHVGTSLTELIFREDQRIARLQEDVERGVEGAAGNLRQAEMRQAELMERRNRRREELERQRSLTLQGLERMTAVLVLPHPEPEQPEVRNLRPDPETGQIAMRVAMEYERSQGRVVADVHEKNLGCDITTFDANSGELRLIEVKGLAGDEGVVALTPNEKRTGEDRRDCYWLYVVTRCKQPDGPRLMTIRDPAQLEWDEIRRIDYYALRAASLEARA, from the coding sequence TTGGCCGAGGTCGAGCGAATCCGCCAGCACGTCGGGACGTCGCTGACCGAACTGATCTTCCGCGAAGATCAGCGAATCGCCCGGCTTCAGGAAGATGTCGAGCGGGGCGTCGAGGGAGCGGCCGGCAACCTCCGCCAAGCCGAGATGCGCCAGGCCGAATTGATGGAGCGCCGGAATAGGCGGCGCGAAGAACTTGAGCGCCAGCGGTCGCTCACCCTTCAGGGTCTCGAACGGATGACAGCCGTTCTGGTCCTTCCGCATCCCGAACCAGAACAACCCGAGGTTCGCAATCTCCGGCCCGACCCGGAGACCGGACAAATCGCCATGCGGGTGGCGATGGAGTACGAGCGGTCGCAGGGTCGCGTTGTCGCGGATGTTCATGAGAAGAATCTTGGATGCGACATAACGACGTTCGATGCGAACTCCGGCGAACTGCGCCTGATCGAGGTGAAGGGGCTGGCCGGCGACGAGGGCGTTGTTGCCCTCACCCCGAATGAGAAGCGGACCGGCGAAGACAGACGTGACTGTTACTGGCTGTACGTCGTGACTCGCTGCAAACAGCCGGATGGCCCGCGGCTGATGACGATCAGAGACCCCGCGCAACTGGAATGGGACGAGATCCGGAGAATTGACTATTATGCGCTTCGTGCGGCCAGCCTTGAGGCCAGAGCGTGA
- a CDS encoding YciI family protein — translation MTELEETIKQLTHGLLHKELYVYHTVPAAPLSEIQKHLPAHLEYQFRLEKEGIMFAAGPLANEDGTPAGGMIVVRAQSFAAARAIAEADPMHRAGARTFTLRRWTVNEGSLSVRVHYSDQTAKID, via the coding sequence ATGACGGAGCTGGAAGAGACGATTAAACAGCTTACCCACGGGCTTCTGCATAAGGAGCTTTACGTCTATCACACCGTGCCCGCGGCCCCGCTCAGCGAAATTCAAAAGCATCTGCCGGCCCACCTTGAATATCAGTTTCGCCTGGAGAAGGAGGGCATCATGTTCGCCGCGGGTCCGTTAGCCAACGAAGACGGCACGCCGGCGGGTGGTATGATCGTGGTGCGGGCGCAGTCCTTTGCCGCGGCGCGCGCGATTGCGGAGGCCGACCCGATGCATCGCGCCGGAGCGCGCACGTTTACGCTACGGCGCTGGACCGTAAACGAAGGCTCGCTCTCGGTGCGGGTCCACTACTCCGACCAAACCGCGAAGATCGATTGA
- a CDS encoding DUF3443 family protein produces MTATASLPAGIENGAMVGLQDGRVLYTGGDQGGAALRHAWVWAPNAPSWVQIADMTTARTLHTATLLNDGRVLIAGGFPTFASSPPAAALSSAELFDPTTNSFSAVAPMNVARAGHTATLLANNSVLVTGGATQNGTPTYLASGEFYDPTSGSWTLVSNQMSVARGGHSASLLDNGQVLIAGTILAFNGQGCGNTCAATDLYNPATNSFSPTGNLNTARYDQTASVLANGQVLVTGGCCGTNNIPLASAELYNPSQGSWSAAASLQVPRSGHAAVYLTDGRILIAGGASSASTEFYQQQATLGSFLGASLPAVYANTLAVTLKPQSSNQLNLGVGGNGYNFANDTASTLRVCEPGTTTCRTIRAVIVDSGSTGLIVFASKLGGVSLPPVTDSNGNTLGDCEQYVSSSVWGSVANADVYLGTQKINMPIHVLDDTASFAPPPISCTTSGAFVNTPASFGGNGLLGINPYPNDSGIYYSCTAGSSGTCTAYSPSSNQMVSNPVAALPVDNNGSVVEMDPLANANTQVAAYGMLTFGIGTETNNQPPGNLTVMQTNASGSIAVTFNGASYAGLFDTGTNFIAFLTSALSGLPLCPSGSPGQGLYCPANVATLSTINSSYNSSAGSNTYNFQIGNANSLLSVPQGQPQNFALQTLGGPAGGFVDFGAPSFFGRTIYIALPTASVPVPGPYCAY; encoded by the coding sequence GTGACGGCGACCGCCAGCTTACCCGCCGGGATTGAAAATGGTGCGATGGTGGGCTTGCAGGATGGGCGAGTACTCTACACCGGTGGTGATCAGGGGGGAGCGGCGCTGAGGCATGCCTGGGTTTGGGCGCCGAATGCGCCAAGCTGGGTCCAGATAGCCGACATGACCACCGCCCGCACTTTGCACACCGCAACCCTGCTCAACGACGGCCGGGTGCTGATCGCGGGTGGCTTTCCCACGTTTGCGTCGTCCCCGCCGGCGGCGGCGCTGAGCAGCGCGGAGCTGTTCGATCCAACTACTAATAGCTTCAGCGCGGTGGCCCCGATGAACGTCGCTCGCGCCGGCCATACTGCGACGCTGTTGGCCAACAACAGCGTTTTGGTGACTGGCGGCGCAACCCAAAATGGGACTCCGACTTACCTTGCCTCGGGCGAATTTTACGACCCGACAAGCGGCAGTTGGACGCTAGTCAGTAACCAGATGTCGGTGGCGCGCGGCGGACATAGCGCGAGCTTGCTGGATAACGGTCAAGTTCTAATCGCCGGGACCATCCTGGCCTTTAACGGACAAGGATGCGGCAATACCTGCGCGGCCACGGATCTTTACAACCCCGCGACCAACAGCTTTAGCCCCACCGGCAATCTCAATACCGCGCGCTATGATCAAACCGCCAGCGTGCTGGCCAACGGCCAAGTGCTGGTGACGGGGGGATGCTGCGGGACCAACAACATTCCGCTTGCTTCGGCGGAACTCTACAACCCCTCTCAGGGAAGCTGGAGCGCCGCGGCCAGCCTGCAGGTGCCGCGCTCCGGCCATGCCGCGGTTTACCTGACCGACGGTCGTATCCTGATTGCGGGCGGAGCCAGTTCGGCGAGCACGGAGTTCTATCAGCAGCAAGCCACGCTGGGGAGCTTTTTGGGCGCCAGCCTGCCGGCAGTTTACGCCAACACGTTGGCCGTGACGCTTAAACCCCAGTCCTCCAACCAGCTCAACCTCGGGGTTGGCGGCAACGGCTACAACTTTGCCAACGACACCGCGTCGACCCTGCGGGTGTGTGAACCGGGCACGACCACCTGCCGGACCATCAGAGCGGTCATTGTTGATAGCGGCTCGACCGGCCTTATCGTTTTCGCCTCCAAGCTGGGCGGCGTAAGCCTGCCTCCGGTCACCGATTCCAATGGCAACACGTTGGGCGATTGCGAGCAGTACGTTAGCAGTTCGGTGTGGGGATCGGTGGCGAACGCGGACGTATATCTGGGCACGCAGAAGATCAACATGCCCATTCACGTCCTTGACGATACCGCTAGCTTCGCCCCACCGCCTATTAGTTGCACAACCAGTGGCGCGTTCGTTAATACGCCGGCCAGCTTCGGCGGTAACGGTCTGTTGGGGATAAACCCCTACCCCAACGATTCGGGAATATACTATAGCTGCACCGCGGGGAGTTCCGGCACCTGCACCGCGTATTCTCCCAGCTCCAACCAGATGGTTTCCAACCCAGTCGCCGCGCTGCCCGTGGATAACAACGGCAGCGTGGTAGAAATGGATCCGTTAGCCAACGCCAATACGCAGGTAGCGGCGTATGGCATGCTGACCTTTGGCATCGGCACCGAGACCAACAATCAACCGCCCGGTAACCTGACGGTCATGCAAACCAACGCCTCCGGCAGCATCGCCGTCACCTTCAACGGCGCGTCCTATGCTGGACTGTTCGATACCGGGACCAACTTCATCGCTTTTCTCACCAGTGCGCTCTCGGGCCTGCCGCTTTGCCCCAGCGGCTCGCCGGGCCAGGGGCTGTATTGTCCGGCCAACGTCGCGACGCTTTCCACCATCAATTCCAGCTACAACAGCAGCGCCGGCAGCAATACGTACAACTTCCAGATCGGCAACGCCAATAGTCTGCTAAGCGTGCCGCAAGGCCAGCCGCAGAACTTCGCGCTCCAGACTTTGGGCGGCCCGGCGGGCGGGTTTGTCGATTTCGGTGCACCGAGTTTCTTCGGTCGAACGATCTACATTGCGCTCCCGACTGCAAGCGTACCCGTGCCGGGGCCCTACTGTGCTTATTAA
- a CDS encoding CocE/NonD family hydrolase, with amino-acid sequence MSRTLTWIVAGVLWVSLLCPALAAQQSLAPSHIVSIPMSDGVTIAAALYLPAAPGRYPTLLAASPYRFDNDQVPAIALFPWRETGPIGWYVAHGYAYLHMDVRGSGRSGGEYRYLDPREQRDLYEVVEWIARQPWSDGKVGGIGQSYYAMSQWFLGIGNPPHLKCIAPYDGNTDSYRAYVYNGGIPSSFPAAWYDGVRMDNLYPLEGPPRAMPWDFAQAVASHPLDDQFWQQRAANDLEKIRVPLFSIGVWGKMDLHLNGNLVGFQRASGPKKLLVLDQRNVAEAVAEFASVPFHQQYLLPFYDWCLKGQQTSYVSAPAVRYLMVGSGKPRSASSWPPPNVTAQSFYLGAGPTGSVTSLNDGALLSAPPVAKQAQVVFRYPNPGWSIGVVGPGPDGRPDPARRVLTFTSAPLVRDLTVVGPSELVLYLSSSRPDADVFVKLSNQMTQAPVLRQRGINPPYRIVSKGWLRASLRAIDQVHSRPQAPWYKFSRAQPLAVGRIYRLDIAIMPTAYVFPKGSRIRLELANGDSPITDPTFTHYYTPDKIGADTIYYDARHPSHLVLSVLPEQGMD; translated from the coding sequence ATGTCGCGAACTCTCACCTGGATTGTGGCGGGCGTGTTGTGGGTGAGCCTGCTCTGCCCGGCTCTAGCCGCGCAACAGAGCCTTGCTCCCAGCCATATCGTATCGATTCCGATGAGCGACGGGGTAACAATCGCCGCCGCGCTCTACCTGCCCGCGGCGCCAGGCCGCTATCCTACTTTGCTGGCGGCCTCGCCCTATCGCTTCGATAACGACCAGGTCCCTGCGATCGCGCTGTTTCCCTGGCGCGAAACCGGACCGATCGGCTGGTACGTGGCGCATGGCTACGCCTATCTGCATATGGACGTGCGTGGCAGTGGCCGTTCCGGGGGCGAGTATCGCTATCTGGATCCACGCGAACAGCGCGATTTGTACGAAGTGGTCGAATGGATCGCCCGCCAACCCTGGTCCGACGGCAAGGTGGGCGGGATAGGCCAGTCCTACTATGCGATGAGCCAGTGGTTTTTGGGCATTGGCAACCCGCCCCATCTCAAATGTATCGCCCCCTATGACGGCAACACCGATTCGTACCGCGCCTATGTGTACAACGGCGGTATCCCCAGCAGCTTTCCCGCCGCTTGGTATGACGGCGTGCGGATGGACAACCTGTATCCCTTGGAGGGGCCACCGCGTGCGATGCCGTGGGACTTTGCCCAGGCCGTCGCCAGCCATCCGCTCGACGATCAGTTCTGGCAGCAGCGCGCTGCCAACGATTTGGAGAAAATCCGTGTCCCCCTGTTTTCGATTGGCGTATGGGGCAAAATGGATTTGCATCTCAACGGCAATCTAGTGGGCTTTCAGCGCGCCAGCGGTCCCAAAAAACTGTTGGTGCTGGACCAGCGCAACGTCGCCGAGGCGGTCGCCGAATTCGCCAGCGTCCCTTTCCATCAGCAGTACTTGCTGCCCTTTTATGACTGGTGTCTCAAGGGCCAACAGACCTCCTATGTCAGCGCCCCAGCCGTCCGCTACCTGATGGTCGGCAGCGGCAAGCCGCGGAGCGCGTCAAGTTGGCCGCCGCCCAACGTCACCGCACAAAGTTTCTACCTGGGCGCGGGACCAACCGGCAGCGTTACTTCGCTCAACGATGGGGCGCTGCTTTCGGCCCCGCCAGTGGCCAAACAAGCTCAGGTAGTGTTTCGCTATCCCAACCCGGGATGGTCGATAGGCGTGGTCGGACCGGGCCCTGACGGACGCCCGGATCCCGCACGCCGGGTGCTGACTTTCACCAGCGCTCCGCTGGTCCGCGACCTAACCGTGGTGGGTCCCAGCGAGTTGGTCCTGTACTTATCCTCCAGCCGCCCGGACGCCGACGTTTTCGTCAAGCTTTCCAACCAGATGACACAAGCGCCGGTGCTACGCCAGCGCGGCATAAATCCTCCTTACCGAATCGTGAGCAAGGGCTGGTTGCGCGCCTCTTTGCGCGCGATCGACCAAGTTCATTCGCGACCCCAGGCGCCGTGGTACAAATTCAGCCGCGCCCAGCCCTTGGCTGTGGGCCGGATCTATCGTCTGGACATCGCCATCATGCCCACCGCCTACGTCTTTCCCAAGGGTAGCCGCATCCGACTGGAGCTGGCCAACGGCGACTCGCCGATAACTGATCCGACCTTTACCCACTACTACACCCCGGACAAAATCGGCGCCGACACTATCTACTACGATGCCCGCCATCCCTCGCACCTGGTACTGTCGGTACTGCCGGAGCAAGGGATGGATTAG
- a CDS encoding type II toxin-antitoxin system HicA family toxin — protein sequence MKVREVIQMLEDDGWYVVATRGSHRQFKHPSKPGRVTVAGKPSDDLAPGTLNSIFKQAQIKRGQ from the coding sequence GTGAAGGTTCGCGAGGTTATTCAGATGCTCGAAGACGACGGATGGTATGTTGTAGCCACGCGCGGCAGCCATCGGCAATTCAAGCATCCATCCAAACCGGGACGCGTTACCGTGGCCGGAAAGCCATCGGATGACCTTGCGCCGGGGACATTGAATAGCATCTTCAAACAGGCTCAGATCAAGCGAGGGCAATAG
- the glgX gene encoding glycogen debranching protein GlgX, whose product MSNGKLAVWRGTSYPLGATWDGQGVNFALFSEHAERVQLCIFDARSQHQTHVINLPWQTDQVWHCYLPEMRPGTLYGYRVYGPYDPKRGLRFNPNKLLLDPYAKQIVGPLRWSDSLFGYRIGSPREDFSFDRRDSAPAMPKSRVIETAFSWADDKPPATPLHDTVIYELHVKGLTARHPDLPPHLRGSYAGLATEPMIEYFQRLGVTALELMPVHAFIDDRRLIDNRLRNYWGYNSVGYFAPDMRYSASGTVQEFKSMVKRLHSAGLEVILDVVYNHTAEGSHLGPTLSFRGIDNEAYYRLSPDDPRYYVDFTGCGNTLNMRHPRVLQLIMDSLRYWVQEMHVDGFRFDLAAALARELFEVDKLSAFFDIVHQDPILAPAKLIAEPWDLGQGGYQVGNFPIGWAEWNGRYRDAVRAYWKGEGGIIGDLAYRLTGSSDLYGESGRRPYASVNFVTCHDGFTLRDLVSYNQKHNEANGEDNRDGENNNLSWNCGVEGPTDDPSINRLREQQQRNFLATLMLSQGVPMLSHGDELGRTQQGNNNAYCQDSELSWTDWSTSPTRLLEFVRRLIALRKRHPVFRRRQFFQGRRIRGSELKDIMWLTPDGDEMTDEEWNQHFARCLGVFLAGSATGEIDERGLAVTDDDFVLLLNSHYERIDFHIPPLADDGPWRVLIDTSRADGGADDNRQLSHGEAFALEGRSLALLTRSLRQLSPAG is encoded by the coding sequence GTGTCGAACGGTAAGCTTGCGGTCTGGCGCGGGACCTCCTATCCACTGGGAGCTACTTGGGACGGTCAAGGGGTTAATTTTGCGCTTTTTTCCGAGCACGCGGAAAGAGTCCAGCTCTGTATCTTCGATGCGCGCTCCCAGCATCAGACCCATGTGATTAACCTGCCCTGGCAGACCGACCAAGTCTGGCATTGCTATTTGCCCGAGATGCGACCGGGTACCCTATACGGCTACCGGGTTTACGGTCCCTACGATCCCAAACGCGGTCTGCGCTTTAATCCCAACAAGCTGCTGCTCGATCCCTATGCCAAGCAAATCGTGGGACCGCTGCGTTGGTCCGATAGCTTATTCGGCTATCGGATCGGCAGCCCGCGCGAGGATTTCTCCTTCGACCGGCGCGACAGTGCGCCGGCGATGCCCAAGTCGCGGGTGATCGAGACTGCGTTTTCCTGGGCCGACGACAAACCTCCTGCGACCCCGCTGCACGACACCGTTATTTACGAGCTGCATGTCAAAGGCCTCACTGCACGCCATCCCGATCTGCCACCTCACCTGCGCGGCAGTTATGCCGGTTTGGCCACCGAGCCGATGATCGAATACTTCCAGCGGCTGGGTGTGACCGCATTGGAGCTGATGCCGGTGCATGCTTTCATCGACGATCGGCGTTTGATCGACAACCGGCTGCGTAACTACTGGGGCTACAACTCGGTCGGCTATTTCGCGCCCGACATGCGCTATAGCGCCAGTGGTACCGTACAAGAGTTCAAATCGATGGTTAAGCGGCTGCATTCCGCCGGCCTGGAAGTCATTCTCGACGTGGTTTACAACCACACCGCCGAGGGCAGCCATCTGGGCCCCACGCTAAGCTTTCGCGGAATCGACAACGAGGCTTACTACCGCCTGTCGCCGGACGATCCGCGCTATTACGTTGATTTTACCGGCTGCGGCAATACCCTCAACATGCGCCATCCGCGCGTCCTCCAACTCATCATGGACAGCCTGCGCTATTGGGTGCAGGAGATGCACGTGGATGGCTTCCGGTTCGATCTCGCCGCGGCGCTGGCGCGCGAGCTGTTCGAGGTCGATAAGCTCAGTGCCTTTTTCGATATCGTGCATCAGGATCCGATCCTGGCGCCCGCCAAGCTTATCGCCGAGCCCTGGGATCTGGGCCAGGGCGGTTACCAGGTGGGCAATTTCCCAATCGGCTGGGCGGAATGGAACGGCCGCTATCGCGACGCCGTGCGGGCCTATTGGAAGGGGGAGGGTGGAATCATCGGCGACCTGGCTTACCGCTTGACCGGTTCCAGCGACCTATACGGGGAGAGCGGGCGGCGCCCTTATGCCAGTGTCAATTTTGTCACCTGCCACGACGGTTTCACCTTGCGCGATCTGGTCAGTTACAACCAAAAGCACAACGAGGCCAATGGCGAAGATAATCGCGACGGGGAAAACAACAACCTAAGCTGGAACTGCGGCGTCGAAGGACCCACTGACGATCCCTCGATCAATCGCCTGCGCGAACAACAGCAACGTAATTTTTTGGCCACCTTGATGCTCTCACAGGGAGTGCCGATGCTTTCACATGGCGATGAGCTTGGGCGCACCCAGCAAGGCAACAACAATGCCTACTGCCAGGATAGCGAACTCAGTTGGACGGATTGGAGCACCTCGCCGACCAGGCTGCTGGAGTTCGTGCGCCGGCTTATCGCCTTGCGCAAGCGCCACCCGGTCTTCCGCCGCCGCCAGTTTTTTCAGGGGCGGCGTATCCGGGGCAGTGAACTCAAAGATATCATGTGGCTGACCCCCGACGGCGACGAGATGACCGACGAGGAATGGAATCAGCATTTCGCTCGCTGCCTGGGAGTCTTCCTCGCCGGCTCGGCCACCGGCGAGATCGACGAGCGCGGCCTGGCCGTCACCGACGACGATTTCGTGCTCCTCCTGAACTCGCACTACGAGCGGATCGATTTTCATATCCCCCCGCTGGCCGACGATGGGCCCTGGCGGGTGCTGATCGATACCAGCCGCGCCGATGGCGGCGCCGACGACAATCGCCAACTTTCTCATGGTGAAGCCTTCGCGCTGGAAGGCCGCTCGCTGGCGCTGTTGACGCGCTCACTGCGTCAACTCTCCCCGGCTGGTTAA
- a CDS encoding ribbon-helix-helix protein, CopG family, with protein MRKVQFEFTDETYAAINSLAEVTGARSMSAVIRDALKIYAWLIDEQRAGRKIMSQDPKTHETKELVPLTVSHQAVAAARA; from the coding sequence ATGCGGAAAGTACAATTTGAATTCACGGACGAGACGTACGCTGCGATAAACAGTCTCGCAGAGGTTACCGGCGCGCGGTCCATGTCGGCCGTTATCAGAGACGCGCTGAAAATCTACGCATGGCTAATCGACGAGCAGCGCGCCGGGCGCAAGATCATGTCGCAAGATCCGAAGACTCACGAGACAAAAGAGTTGGTGCCACTGACGGTGTCGCATCAAGCTGTCGCAGCGGCCCGCGCCTAG
- a CDS encoding DUF2844 domain-containing protein, whose translation MKLASSTHRLKARLAAGLALSALLALAPGVNAGLGDHINTQQSSSAGMLKQSQPSYQVFESVDSTDHVTLDQYASSTGTVFAVAWRGAGMPDLRAVFGAYFAQFSALRQHAPAARHLLSIEDPSLMVDIHGPNSDIIGRAWVPALVPAGVDVNTVVQPPSATDQ comes from the coding sequence ATGAAATTGGCGTCGTCAACCCATCGGCTCAAGGCCCGCCTGGCGGCTGGCTTGGCGCTGTCGGCCTTGCTCGCGCTGGCGCCCGGAGTCAATGCCGGCCTGGGCGATCATATCAATACCCAGCAATCCAGCAGCGCCGGTATGCTCAAGCAGTCCCAGCCCTCCTACCAGGTTTTCGAGAGTGTCGACTCAACCGATCACGTGACGCTGGATCAATACGCCTCCAGCACCGGCACGGTTTTCGCGGTAGCCTGGCGCGGCGCGGGCATGCCCGATCTCCGGGCGGTCTTCGGCGCGTACTTCGCCCAGTTCAGCGCGCTGCGCCAGCACGCCCCGGCCGCGCGTCACTTGCTGTCGATCGAAGATCCCAGCTTGATGGTTGACATCCATGGGCCCAACAGCGATATCATCGGCCGCGCTTGGGTGCCGGCATTGGTTCCCGCCGGCGTGGATGTCAATACGGTAGTGCAGCCGCCTTCGGCCACGGATCAATAA
- a CDS encoding carboxymuconolactone decarboxylase family protein translates to MAARVPYVDREDVAPEYRHIYDALIAERGLPVRNLFRALSNTPPILEKHLALSSQLRFKTKLDGQLRELAILAVGAVTGAEYEYTAHWHIGTRLGIPREKLEQVLNYETAPIFTDAERAVLRYACEVTRNVKVSDATVEAVRRHLPLWEFMELAHIVAFYNMVVRLLEPLGVELDPDTPRVKS, encoded by the coding sequence ATGGCTGCACGAGTTCCCTATGTCGATCGCGAGGATGTCGCCCCAGAGTATCGGCACATCTATGACGCTCTGATTGCCGAACGCGGCTTACCGGTACGCAACTTGTTTCGTGCCTTGTCCAACACTCCGCCGATCCTGGAGAAGCATCTCGCCCTGTCCTCCCAGCTACGCTTTAAGACCAAATTGGACGGCCAGTTGCGCGAGCTCGCTATTCTGGCGGTGGGCGCGGTTACTGGGGCTGAGTATGAGTACACGGCCCATTGGCATATCGGCACCCGGCTTGGGATCCCGCGCGAAAAACTGGAGCAGGTGCTCAACTACGAAACCGCTCCGATCTTTACCGACGCCGAGCGCGCGGTGCTTCGTTATGCCTGCGAAGTGACCCGCAACGTCAAGGTTTCCGATGCCACGGTGGAAGCGGTGCGTCGCCACCTGCCATTGTGGGAGTTCATGGAGCTGGCGCACATCGTCGCTTTCTACAACATGGTGGTGCGACTGCTGGAACCATTGGGCGTCGAGTTGGATCCGGACACTCCTCGGGTCAAGAGCTGA
- a CDS encoding glutathione S-transferase family protein: MPMLIEGKWSPEIRPNVGGRFIRADSQFRDFITADGSSGYKAEPGRYHLYVAYGCPWANRTIIMRKLKGLETLVSISISLPAMTEGGWTFEDSFPGSTIDQVNGFHYLYEAYAAARPSYTGSCTVPTLWDRQKRTIVNNESSEILRMFNSAFDGVGAKPGDYYPAALRPEIDRINEFVYHNINNGVYKTGFATTQQAYDEAVENVFIGLDTLEERLAHQRYLVGNTISEADWRLFVTLVRFDAAYYGLFKCNLRRLESYHNLYNYMLDLYQQPGVAECVRLDHIVINYYGIKRVNPNGIIPKIPRVNWMAPHDRARLGGR, translated from the coding sequence ATGCCGATGCTGATCGAAGGCAAATGGAGCCCTGAGATCCGTCCCAATGTTGGCGGTCGTTTTATCCGCGCCGACAGCCAGTTTCGCGATTTCATTACCGCCGACGGTTCGTCTGGCTACAAGGCCGAACCCGGCCGCTATCATTTGTATGTCGCTTATGGCTGTCCGTGGGCTAATCGCACGATCATCATGCGCAAGCTCAAGGGGCTGGAAACCCTGGTTTCAATTTCGATCTCGCTGCCGGCGATGACCGAGGGCGGCTGGACCTTCGAGGACAGCTTTCCCGGCTCGACCATCGACCAGGTCAACGGCTTCCATTATCTATACGAGGCCTACGCCGCGGCGCGCCCCAGTTACACCGGCAGTTGCACCGTGCCAACCCTGTGGGATCGGCAAAAGCGCACGATCGTCAACAACGAGTCGTCCGAAATTCTGCGCATGTTCAACAGCGCCTTTGATGGGGTCGGCGCCAAGCCGGGAGATTACTATCCGGCGGCCCTGAGGCCCGAAATCGACCGTATCAACGAGTTCGTCTACCACAACATCAACAATGGCGTGTACAAGACCGGCTTCGCCACCACCCAGCAAGCTTACGACGAAGCGGTGGAAAACGTCTTCATCGGGCTGGATACCTTGGAGGAGCGGTTGGCCCATCAACGCTACCTGGTCGGCAACACTATCAGCGAGGCCGACTGGCGGCTGTTCGTCACCCTGGTGCGTTTCGACGCGGCTTACTACGGCCTGTTCAAGTGCAACCTGCGCCGCTTGGAGAGCTACCACAATCTGTACAACTACATGCTCGATCTATATCAGCAGCCGGGCGTGGCGGAATGCGTGCGGCTGGACCATATCGTTATCAACTACTATGGGATCAAGCGGGTTAATCCCAACGGGATTATTCCCAAGATTCCGCGGGTCAATTGGATGGCGCCGCACGACCGGGCTCGCCTGGGAGGGCGCTGA
- a CDS encoding glutathione S-transferase family protein: MLELYHHGNSVCAQRVRLVLEEKGLAWRERFVDIFAGQQHQPDYLKLNPRGVVPTLVHDGRAIRESTVICEYLEEAFPQRPLRPAEPYARAQMRLWTKLPDESIHAACAAVTFSTYFRYAVIKRTPAEVAAMAPEEFRQVAEQSFHPAMLKRRQDWIIHGLRAPDVTGLLRSYDKMLADMEGVLTRCRWLLGEDYSLADIAMIPYVDRLARLGLEGLWRPARPHLTRWYEAVRERPNYAAAIGRWLTEDEAAAMASVGRQSWPEVQRLLAT; the protein is encoded by the coding sequence ATGCTCGAGCTGTACCATCACGGTAATTCAGTATGCGCGCAGCGGGTCCGACTGGTGCTGGAAGAAAAAGGCTTGGCGTGGCGCGAGCGCTTCGTGGATATTTTTGCCGGCCAGCAGCATCAACCCGACTACTTGAAACTCAATCCTCGAGGGGTGGTCCCCACCCTGGTACACGACGGTCGCGCAATCCGTGAATCGACAGTGATCTGCGAGTATCTGGAAGAAGCCTTTCCTCAACGCCCGCTGCGTCCAGCCGAGCCTTACGCACGGGCACAAATGCGGCTGTGGACCAAGCTGCCCGATGAATCCATTCATGCGGCCTGCGCGGCGGTCACCTTCAGCACCTATTTTCGCTATGCGGTGATTAAGCGCACACCGGCGGAAGTCGCGGCGATGGCGCCCGAGGAGTTTCGCCAAGTGGCCGAGCAAAGCTTCCATCCAGCGATGCTCAAACGGCGCCAGGATTGGATCATCCATGGGCTGCGCGCGCCCGACGTAACCGGTCTGCTGCGGAGCTACGATAAAATGCTGGCTGACATGGAGGGTGTCCTCACCCGCTGCCGATGGCTTTTAGGCGAGGATTATTCGCTGGCCGATATTGCGATGATCCCCTATGTGGACCGACTCGCGCGATTGGGGTTGGAAGGCCTGTGGCGGCCGGCCCGGCCACATCTGACGCGCTGGTATGAGGCCGTCCGCGAGCGTCCCAACTACGCCGCCGCAATTGGCCGGTGGCTCACGGAAGACGAGGCGGCCGCGATGGCCTCGGTCGGGCGCCAAAGCTGGCCCGAGGTCCAGCGACTGCTGGCTACCTGA